DNA from Mesorhizobium sp. DCY119:
GAATGTCGAAAGGAAGCAGCTGCGCACCGACCTGTTCGTCGGCGTCGAGAAGAAGAACGAACAGCTGATGCTGCTTTAGCCTTGGGTTTGTTGAGATTCGGGTCAGGCCGAGTCGAAAGTGATGGTTTTTGAGAACCGGAGCGGAGCGTACATTTGGGTACGTGAGCACCGGAAGCGCAGAAAGCCATCACTTGCAGACCGGCATCACCCGAATATCGATAAACCGAAAATCCCGTCCGGCTTTTCCCCGACTGCCGACGGTGCCTTCCCTGCCCCCGCCCCTCGGCTCGGAAGGACTTGCGGAGAATCGGGGCCGATGCGACCATCGCCGCACCATGGCTCGCGCACGCTCCGATTCTCCGCCCCTCTTCGAAATCCTCGAACGACCCGATTTTTCGGTCGAGACGCGCGCGATCGCGCGCGGCCAGTGGCCGGTCGCCGGAATGGACGAGGCCGGCCGTGGCCCGCTCGCCGGGCCGGTGGTCGCGGCCGCAGTCGTGCTCGATCCGAAGCGCATTCCCGCCGGGCTCGACGATTCCAAGCGGCTCACCGGCATCCAGCGCGAGGAGCTTTTTTCAGAAATCCTTGCCACCGCCCTCGGCGTCTCGATGGCCTCGGTCTGTGCGGAAGGCATCGATCGCAGCGATATCCGCAAGGCCAGCCTGGAAGCCATGCGGCGTTCGCTGTGCGGCCTGCCGCTGGCGCCAAAACTGGCGCTTGCCGATGGCCGCGACGTGCCGCCCGGCCTGCCCTGCGATTGCGAAGCGCTGGTGAAGGGCGATCAGCGCTCGCAGTCGATCGCCGCCGCCTCGATCGTCGCCAAGGTCATGCGCGACCGCATGATGACCGGCTGCGGCCAGACCGACACGCGCTACGGCTTCGAAATCCATATGGGCTATGCGACCGCGCGTCACCGCGCAGCAATCGACGTCCATGGCGCGGTCGCGCGCTGGCACCGCGTCTCCTTCGCGCCGTTTCGGCTCGCTGACGAGTTGCAGGCAGGAGCTGCCAACGACGACGAATTCGCGCTCTAATTGGCCCTACACCGCAAAAGAAAAAAGCCGCCGGAATTTCCAGCGGCTTTTTTGATCTTTGAATTTTCCGGCCGAAGCTGGAAGCCAAAACTCAGTTGAGCTTCGACTTCACTTCCTGCAGCGACGCCTTGAAGATGTCGCCGTCGGCCTTTGTGTCTACCTTGCCGGCGAGCAATGCCCGCGCTGCCTCGACCGCCAGATCGACGGCGCTCGAACGCACCTCGTTGACGGCGTCGCGCTCGGCCTGGCCGATCTTCTGCTCGGCAAGAG
Protein-coding regions in this window:
- a CDS encoding ribonuclease HII, whose protein sequence is MARARSDSPPLFEILERPDFSVETRAIARGQWPVAGMDEAGRGPLAGPVVAAAVVLDPKRIPAGLDDSKRLTGIQREELFSEILATALGVSMASVCAEGIDRSDIRKASLEAMRRSLCGLPLAPKLALADGRDVPPGLPCDCEALVKGDQRSQSIAAASIVAKVMRDRMMTGCGQTDTRYGFEIHMGYATARHRAAIDVHGAVARWHRVSFAPFRLADELQAGAANDDEFAL